Below is a genomic region from Maridesulfovibrio ferrireducens.
GAGGCGGTGATGTCGTAAAATACGATTTCATCAGCACCTTGTTCGTAATACATCTTTGCTGTTGCAACAGGGTCACCGATATCAACGTTGTCTTTAAATTTAACGCCCTTAGTAAGGATTCCGTTGCGCACGTCCAGACAGGGTATGACTCGTTTGCTAAGCATCGGAAGCCTCCTTGCAGTATTCGTAGAAATTGGAAAGCATTTTTAGGCCGGGGTTACCGCTTTTTTCCGGGTGGAACTGAACGGCCCAGAGTCCTTCGCGTCCGTGAAGGGAACAGAAAGGGCGGCCATAAATTGTTTCGCCGATAATAAATTTTTCTTCGGGAGCTGGATAATAGCTGTGGACAAAATAAAAGTATGCTTCAGGATCAATATCTTTAAAAAGAATACAGTCCTGTTTCAGCTCAACTTGGTTCCAGCCCATATGAGGCACGCGGATAGGAACTCCTTCGTAATCCACCCATGAAGGATTGAAGAGTCTGCATTCTCCGGGGATAACTGAAAGAGCTTTGGTGTCGTTTTCTTCGCTGTAGTCCAGTAGAATCTGACAACCTACGCAAATGCCGAGCAGAGGCTTTTTTTTCGAAACTAAGTCTTTTAATAGTGCGTCAAGACCGCCGGCAGTAAGTTCGTCCATAGCCTGACCCGCAGCACCGACGCCTGGAAAAATTATGCCGGTTGCTTTGGATAGCACGTCCGGATCAGATGTGATTACGTTTGGAATGTCTAATTTGTTCAGAGCGCGCTGAACACTGGTTTGATTCCCAGCCTTGTAGTCAAGAATGGCCAGCATGAGTTGAACTCCCTTATTTTTTTATGTATCTTTTGGTCCGCTTGAAAGTCACAGTCAATAAAGCTGAGCGTGAAAACATCCTAAAAGGGATAAAACGGTTCTTCCTTATCTTAGGGGCTAGTAAAAAAAGCGGAGGAAAACAAGAAAAAAGATGAATAGAATATATTTTTCTAAAATTCTATTTAGCAAGAATTCGTAAATAAAGGTCACCTTTCAGCGGGCCGAGCTTTCTGCCTTGGCCTTTAAGACGTATCGGTCTGCCGATGATAAAATCTCGCGGTAGTGTAATATCGAGAATTTTTGAACTTTTTTTGAAACCTTGCTGGATGGTTATGCGAATGTTTCGACCGGGGATAAGTGTTGATGCGGGAAAGAAGACGGTTTGTTCATCGTCCATCTGTCCGCTCACCCACGACTTAATTCCTCCGAAAATTCCACGCGAAACATCAACTGATACGGATTTATCACCCCAGTTCATGTTTATTTTACGCTCTTTAGCCGAGCCGGGAGTCGTATAAGGTTTATCTTTGCTTATCTGGCGGTAAATATCTTCGAATACCTGTTTTGCAAATGGATCATTAAGAATATCTTTGAGGACATCTTCCTCTTTTTGATAAAAAGATCTGCTTTGCTGGGCAGAAGCTGAACGGGTCTTGTTCTGGGCATCCGTTCGTGCGGTTTTTTGTTGTTGCTGGTAAGCTTTTGCACCTTGAGATGCTGTTTTTTGATCGGCTCGAGAAGTGAATGTTGCTTTTCTTTTGGTATACGAGGCTTTTCCGGCCGAAGTCGGTTTTTCAGAATCGTTACGCATTTCGTTTCTAAGAAAAACGTACGCTTCATTCACTTCTCTGAATTTACGGGCAGCATCAGGGCTGGGATTAAGGTCAGGGTGCATGGTAAAGGCCAGTTTACGAAATGCCTTTTTCACATCTGCAATTTTTGCATCTGAATCTATTTTTAATATTCGCCGTGCTTCCTGAAAATTCATATAACTAGTCGTCTTCGGTAATGAGTGCGTTGGGGCCCACTTCAGGATCGTGCTGACGCAATCCTTCAGCGCGAATGTATTCTTTGCCTTGAATTACAAATTGTTCATGTCCGGCTTCGTTGTTAATACCCGGACAGTAATCCTGAACCATCTCCCAGCTCAGTTTGTCAACGAGATTTCCTCTGAAAAAAGGCCATGCTCTGCAAACGTCAGGTCTGCCGGGGTGAACTCCGCACCCTTCGTTGAAAAATACGCAGTATCCGTCTTCTCTGCTTTGGAGACGGATTTTACCGTTTACAGTCTCGCTGTATTTTAAAACCATTTCTTCTTCTGGCAAGCCGAGATGTTCAGCCAGTCTTTTTCTATCTTTTTTGGTCATTATTATGCCGCCTTCGCCTTGACAGCAGTGGCCGCATCTTTGACATTCAAAAGCTTTAATCATAATTTTTTGCCTACGAGTCTTTTATGGTCAACCATTATACATCGGTCTTCAATGACAGTAATATCTTTTACGCTTAGAATTTCCCGGGATTCAGGGCTGAATATGCCTTGCTGCATCCAGAAAACTTTTGGAAGAGTATTCAGTTTTAAACATTCTTCAGCATGGTCCGGGCAAAATTCCGGTGCTCTGAAAACATCTACAAGGTCAACATGTTCGGGGATATCAAGAATGGACTTATAGGTTTTAAGTCCCCATACATCCTGTCTTTTAGGATGAACAGGAATAACTTTAAATCCGGTTTCAATCAGATAGCGGCCCACCATATCAACGGGTCTGCCCGGTTTATCGACAGCACCTATTACGGCTATGACCTTGACCTCATTCAGAAGTGCGGCTAACTTTTTTTCATCAAGCAATAACATATTACTTTTCTCCTCGTGGTGCACAAACTCGTGCATGCTACAGTAAAGCACTATGACTTGCAAAGAGCTCTTTTTATGTATTTTGATTAAGATTAATATTTTATTTAAATTACTCATTCAGCTTAAAAAAGTATATATTTTTCAAAGTAATTTGGAATTTAATTAAGAATAGCAAGGAGATTTTAACACATGAGCAACATAGAACAAAATATAGCCGTTCCCAGAGAAGAACTTGAAATACGCTGGGCTAAGGCAAGAAGATTTTTAGCTGAAACAGCTCCCGAAGCAGGGGGATTGCTGGCTTTTTCACGATTGCAGGTTTTTTATTTATCAGGAACGTTTGTGAATGGAGCGTTGTGGCTGCCGGTTGAAGGGGAGCCTGTTCTTTTCGTTCGTAAGTCTGTTGAAAGGGCGCGTCTTGAAAGTTCAATAAAAAACATATGTCCATTCAAGTCTTTTAAAGATCTTGCTCCGCTGGCTAAAAATGTATGTCAGCCGTTATCGGATATTATCGGCGCTGAAACCGCCGGACTTACATGGCAACTGGGAGAAATGCTTGCCGCCCGTATGCCGGATACTAAATTTGTCCCTTGCGATAAAGCGCTGGCTCTTTCCCGTGCAGTAAAGTCGGAATGGGAACTTAAAAGAATGCGCAAGGCCGGAGAACTTCATAACCTCGCGCTTGTTGATATTCTGCCCGAGATATTAATGGCCGGAATGACTGAACGTGAGATTTCGCACTTTATCTGGAATATCTTTTTTGAACTGGGCCATCAAGGAAACATGCGGATGCAGGCATTCGGTGAAGAAATCTTTCTGGGTCATGTTTCTGCCGGTGATTCCGGTATATACCCGAGTTCGTTTAATGGTCCTTTGGGAATGCGCGGTGAACATCCGGCAGCTCCGTTTATGGGTAACGCATGTAAAAAATGGCAGAAAGAAAGTTTGCTTGCCGCGGATGTCGGGTTTGTTCTTGAAGGATATCATACCGATAAAACACAAGTTTACTGGTCCGGTGCAAAAGAATCTGTGCCTTGTAGTATTATGAATGCACAAGCTTTCTGTAAAGATATGCAGGATCTAGCGGCGGATAATTTAAAACCCGGTACACTTCCGAGCTATATCTACGCAATGCTGGTTAACGAAGCTGAAAAAAGTGGATATTCAGAAGGTTTTATGGGGCTTGGTGAAAGTAAAGTTCCGTTTATCGGTCATGGAATTGGGCTGACTGTGGATGGATTTCCGCCTATTGCCAAAGGTTTTGAGAATCCAATCGAAGAAGGAATGGTCTTCGCTCTTGAGCCTAAAATAGGCATTCCGGGAGTGGGCATGGTCGGCGTGGAAAATACTTTTGAAGTCACAAAAGACGGAGCAAAATCCATCACCGGTGATAATTTTGATATGATTTTTATCGGCTGATTTAAGTTTTTATATCTAAATAATAATCCCCTGAAACAGGCACTAAATGTCCGTTTCAGGGGATTTGTTTTGATCTATATCTATAAACTTTAATTGCTATTTCACGTCAATATTCAGACCAGTGTCAGTCTTCATAATTGTCGGAGCCGGAGTGTCACCTTTGAGGTCCATTACCATGCGTAATTTATTTTCATAAATTCCGATTCTGAATTTGGAAAAAATCGGATTTTCCGGTTTCAAAGTGGTCGGTCCGAAATATTCCCAGCTGCCGTGAATGTCGACAACCAGTCTGTCCGGGTTACGCAGGAAAAAGGAAGTGTAGGAGAGCGGAGATCCACCCATATCAAGGTTGATCCGCGTTTTCCCTCCGATATTTTTGAAGTATATCGAATTAAGTCTTCCGCCTTGTAAAGCTGTTTTGGCTGTAATTTTGGGTACAGTCGCATTCTGTTCTGTTGCATTGAAACTTACTTCGGAATTGTCAAAGCTCACTTGCATTGTATCGACAGTGCTGTTTGACGTACCATTATATACATCCAGAACCGTGGCGTTATCTAACGTTTCTGGTTTGTAGGCCAGAGTTGCGTTAAATTCGCCTGTCGCATTTGCCGTAGCTGCAATTCCGTTGTTTGTGAATTGATCTTCGGGCAAATTTTCAGTGCTTTGTTGTTCCAACTGAATATACTTTTCAGGCTGAGTGGCTTGTTCCTGCATCAACCAGTTTCCGGGATTAATCAGGCTGGGGCGGGTAAAAGCGACGAGAGCAAGTATTATCAGAATGTGAATAAGAGCCTGTTTGCTGGTAAAGTAGTTGTTATATTTTCTGAAACTTCGACTGCACGAACCACAGGTAAATGATTTTACTGGTGTCAGTAGTGAAATGAATGCGTCAGAAACTAATCCGCGTCTGAGATAGAGACGGTTACTGTTGCAAAAAGGGCACTGAATAATTTTTTTATTTTTGACGGGCATACTGCACTATATTTTCGGTTACGTTAAATTACTCAAAGCCTATGCGAAATAAACACCTTTTGCCAAGGGGATTCGATTATTTGTTCAGAATTTATCCAATTATCCGGCAATAGCTTCCGAGACAATACATTCAAGATCATCCTGATCCATTTCAGTCGGGGTGTAGTCGAAAAGTTTGCCCATTGTGGCCATGGCTATTTCAACAAGTTGCGGAACATCTTCTTCTTTTGCTCCATAATTTTTCAGCGATTCCTGAGCTAAGCCTGTGCGTTCGAGCAGAACACGTAATCCTTCCAGAAAAACTGACGCGCGCTGATTTTCATCAAAGCCTGAAGTGTCGTAGCCCATTGCCATCGCGAGATCTTCAAAACGGTCAGGGCTGCCGGGGATAAGGCGTTTAAAGTATGGAAGTGAAAGTTTAGCAAGTCCCAGACCGTGCGGCAGTTCGGGATACATTGCGCTTAAGGCATGTTCCAGAGAATGGTGAGATATGCAGCGTGAAAGTGTTTCGCACATTCCGGCCGCTGTGCTGGCCCATGCCATTACAGTGCGGGCTTCAATATTGTCGCTCTGTTCAATCGCCATAGGCAGATAGTTGGTGATGAGATGTACTGATTCAAGTGCCAGCATATCACTCATGGGCTGATGCTCGGTTGAAACAAAAGTTTCAACAGCGTGGAAAAACGCATCAATGCCAGTGTATGCAGTCGTGCGCGGAGGGACGGACAGCATCAATTCAGGGTCAATGATCGACATGTACGGGAATGTTGAATCTGAGCCGAGGCTGATTTTTTCAGTACCGCCGCTTTTGCTGATAACTGCCCACGGGTCAGCTTCTGTGCCTGTTCCTGCTGTGGTCGGGATGGCAATCAGGGGCGCAGAAGGATTTTCAGCAACAATGCCTCCGCCTGAACCGGCCTGAATGAAATCCCAGCATTTACCGACATTTGTGGTCAGCAGGGCAATTGCTTTAGCTGCGTCGATAGTGGAACCTCCACCAAGTGCGACGATAAAATCTATATTTTTTTCACGGGCAAGTTTCGCCGCTTCATCAATTTGATCAGATTTCGGATTGGGAGATATATTATCAAAAACCATTGTAGAAACATTTTGTTTGCCGAGGGCAGCTTGAACTTTATCAAGATAGCCGTTGGTGATCATCGCCCCGGATTCACCTATAATTATAAGGGCTTTATCTCCTTTAGGAAGATTTGGAGTAGTGCCAAGCTCAGCAAGTTTGCCGGGGCCGAAAATGAGTCGTGTCGGGATGAAGAATTGAAAGTTTAGCATGTTGATCCTTAATTATTTATCATTATGAAATAATAAGCGTGTTAGTTCAGCCAAGGTATTTAACTGACACGGACCCTCTCGTAAAGGGGCAGAGTGCAATAATAAAACAGTCCGTGAATGGATGCCTTATTGCTTAGTCGCCGATGAGTGTCTGGCTTAGCGCTTCTTCCATTTGTCCGGTGGTATAAAGATCACGGATGACCGTTGGCGAAGTGCTGTTGTCCCCTTTTCGGAAAATAGCCGCAAGCGGGATTGATCTGCTGCCCATAGCACGTAAAAAGTCGTCCGCTGTTTTATCCGGCGCGGTCAGATCAACTTTGATATAACGCAGATTATATTTTTCCTGCCAACGATTAAGGTTGCCGGAGGTAAGCACTGTCTGTTCAAGGATTTTACAAGATGGACACCAGTCCGCAGTGAACTCTACAAACATGGATTCTTTTCCGATTCGTGACGCGAAATCATCCTGTTTAAAGCTTATCCAGTGAGCAGTCGGCACGGATGGAGTTTCGGCCCAGAATCCGGCGGCAATACATATGGTAAGAGCTGCGGCCCTTAAAGCTATCATACTCGTTTTAGTGTCACAGCCGGATGACAGTCCCCACATCCAAGCGGCAACTCCTGTGAACCACAAGAAAATCAGCGTCGGTATAAGCATGTCTTCCGGTAGAATGCTGATTAGATATATGCAGGTTGCAGCGAGGAAGAAACCTGCCGCACGCTCTACCCAGACTGTCCATGCACCCGGTTTCGGGAATTTTTTTACAAGGCCGGGAAACATCGCCATTGCAATATATGGAAGAGCCATCCCGGCTCCAACACTCATAAAAACACTGCCGATTACATAATGCGGTTGAATCATGGCCCAGCCCAGAACTCCGCCTAGAAACGGTCCACTGCACGGGGTTGCCAGAAGAGTTGCAAGTATACCCGTAAATAAAGCTTGTCTGCGTGGTCCTGAATTTTCCGTGTTTATTTTAAGATCTACGATCGGGAGATTGTATAGTCCGAACAGGCTCAAACTGAGGGCGAATACGATTCCGGTCAGTACTATGACAACAGACGGTTTTTGAAAAATCTGTCCCCATGCCAGTCCTGTGAATCCTAAAATACCACTGAGCGCACCGAAGTAGAGCATTATCCCGAGAGCAAAATATAGATTGTGTTCTCTAAAACTTTTTTTGCGCTCCCTTTCCTCAACATGCTGTGAACCCGCCAGCAGAGCTGAAAGTTTCAAGCTGATCACTGGAAGGACGCAAGGCATAAAATTCAGCAGAAATCCGGCAAGAATACCGAAAAGAATAGCTGTAGTCAGGTTCGCAACTTCTAGGCCGGGGGTAAAAGATTGCGGTTTCAAAGAGTCAAACGAAAAAGTTTCTTTTGCATCCGTTTGTACAGGAGCGGATTTCAGCTTCGTAGTTTCTGAAACTTTGTCCGCAACGGGGGCTGGTTTTAGTATTGTTTCTGGTTCGGCAGATATATTTTTAAGAGAAATTTTACCTTTGTTTGCGATCTGAGTCGCTTTTAAAAAAAGAGGCCACCATGGCTCTCCGTTGGCAGATGGAAGCTTTTCTGGAACAACTCCTATGCCGAAGAAATTTAAATCCGTTTTAAATGGCAGGCATGCTGTCTTTGAACACATAAGCAAAGAAAGCCGTGCTTGCAGGGTGAAAGATTTTGATTCTGACGGAACAGGCACAAGTATTGGGGTGGGGGAGGGGTAAATTTCTATTTTGCTCCCTTTATTGAAAGGATCGTCTTTAAGTTTACCGGCAAGGTAAATAGGCGAAAGCTCTGCTTTACGCGGAAGAAGGGTCACTTTTAGTTTCGTCGGCTGCCCCATTTTTCCGGGATTATGCGAATATGTGTACCAGCCGTTCTTGGTTTTAAGAATAAGGGCGGCTAAAATTTCAGTCTGCAGTCCCGTTTTGGCTTGGTCTTCAGTACTCAGTTTGTAGAGTTTCCACTTGGTGCTCAGATTGGGATTTTGATTTTGAGCACTGTAAGCCTTACTAGGGCAGGTAGCGCCTGTCAGAAATAAAATGCTGATAAATATCACGAAATAGGTCTTAAAACTCATTAATTAGCCTTTTTTAGAAAAAAACATAAAAATATTATTGACAACTTGCGCTATCCACTCTAAATCACTTTTCACACGCGGGTCACTAGCTCAATTGGTAGAGCACCGGACTCTTAATCCGTTGGTTGAAGGTTCAAGTCCTTCGTGGCCTACCACTCGCAAGTACAGGGGTTTAGATGAAAATCTAAGCCCCTTTTCTTTTTGCCCTTCACTTTTGTACAATTCCTGTACAACTTTTTCAGATAACGCAGAGTGACAAAGATCGATTGTTGGCTTGTTCATAAATAAATTATGTCCAATTGCTTGCAAGTTGTCTAATTGTTTTAGGGGTGGTGGGTGTTTTTGCATTGGCAGAGCTGGTCGTTTTTTTGATACCTATTCGTAATCAGTAAGTCGTCAGTTCAACTATGATCGTTGTCTTCAGTAAAATAAGAGGTTTACATCTTTTTAGGTGTAAGCCTCTTTTTTTATGATTTGGTGGCGGTTTTGATGTGGTATGGCGCTTGTATTGTAATTGAATTTCTTAATAGCCATCTTAAACTGTTTTTCCTATCATTTAAATTGTCTGTTCCGTTTAGATATGGATGAAATAATTAATTTATATTTCTCGGATCTACCAGTAGCAATGGGGAGAAGTTTTCATTTATAGACAGAGAATAAAAGTCTTTTTAACTAGATGTACCAGTTCTTACGATCTCCTAGACGACCTGAATGAAGATAAAAGAATTTCAAGATTGTCTCTCCTTACTCTGGGCAAAACAGGTGAGAATAGCATTGATGAGGTTGCCAAAGCCGCTTTGAAAACAGGCTTAGGCTCGCAGGAGATTCAGAAAATGATTCAGAGCGGTGTGCAACCCGTATATTGCACGTATGGACCTTCGCTATTGCTTGTGGTCGTAGACAATGAAAAGGGAACGCTCGTATTGCTTATGCGGGTGTTTTTTTAGTGATATCGGCAAGGATAATATCCTTTAACGGCTGGATATTCTGGTGATACCGTGCTGTTTTATAAGGGCATAGAGCCTTGCGCGTGAGAGCCCTGAGATATGACATGATTGCTTGATATTTCCTTGTGTTATTTCAATCAGATCTTTTAGATACCGTTTTTCAATTCCTGCTGTTTGCTCGTTCCGATATGTTTTGAGGTCTGGATAATTTGCTGCATCTGCGATTTTGTTTTCTTTCTTGACTGCTTTTGGAGCGTTTTTTTCAAGTTCCCGTTTGGCAATATGTGCTCGGATGGTTCTCGGTAAATGCCGAGGGTATAGGATTGTTTCCGTTTCTGCTCTGGAAATGGCTTGTTCTATGGTGTTTATTAGCTCCCTGATGTTACCCGGCCATTCATAAAGCATGAGTGCATTAAGAAAATCTGGCGAAAATCCTTTACTATCTATTTTCAGTTGCTGGCAATGGCGGCGGATGAAATGACAGGTGAGATCATTGATGTCTTCGGATATGGTTTGGAGTGGAGGTAGTTGGATGTGAATTCCGCGAAGGCGATAGAAAAGATCTTGTCTGAATTCTTTGGACGACACCATACCTTCCAGATCTCTATTTGTTGCCGCCAGCAACCTGAAATTACTTGTTATCTCCTTTACTCCGCCTACAGGCCTAAAGCATCGGCCCTCCAGAACTCTCAGAAATACTTTTTGCATGGCGAGTGGCAGTTCACCGATTTCATCTAAAAATAGAGTTCCTCCGTCAGCTTGTTTGATGAGCCCGACTGATGAACTGTCCGCACTGGTATACGCTCCGCGTTCATGGCCGAACAGCAGGTTTTCGGCAAGAGTATCCGGCAGTGCCGCACAATCCACAACTACGAAAGGATTCTTTTCCCGTGCGCTGTTTTTGTGAATTGCTTTTGCGAAGAGTTCCTTACCGGTTCCGGTATTGCCAGTGATAAGCACATTGGTATCAGAGGTTGAGGCTTGAGCAACTTTATCAAGGCAAGATTGGAGCGTACGGCTGTTTCCTATTATGCCTTCCCTCCGTAGTGAAACAGGAGAGCATTTTGCCTGTCGTTCCGTATGGTATTCTTTTACACGGTTTATAATTGCGATAATGCGATGTATGCTCGGGGGTTTGGTAATGTAGTCCCATGCTCCGTTTTGTACGGCTTGTTCCGCTGTATTTGGGTCACCATTTTGAGATAAGACAATCACTTCCGGGTATGGCTGAATCTTACGTATGGCTGTGATATAATCTAAAACTTTTCCTTCCGGCAGATCTTCATCTAGTATTACTGCTTTGTAATTGCCTGTGTGCAGCAACCCTATGGCCTTGGCTATTGAGTTACAATATGTGGTGTCTATCTCATGTCGTGATAAATCCTTTGCCATATGTGCGGCAAAATCTTTGTCGGTATCAATAATGAGAATGTCAGCCATACAATCCTCCTAATAAGAATTATCATACAAACTGTAGCATAATTCGGCATGATTTTGTCAATTGCGTATTTATATTTAATTTATGGATTAATTTTTAATTGTAACTCTTTGAATCTAATGTTGTTTCGTCAAGCAAGACAAATATTAGTGATTAAGTCTCAGGCTGTTAAAATAGTATTTGTAGAACTATTTTGTTTAAATAATTACATTTTAATATGAAAATGCAGCCTTTGTTTTGTTTTTTGTCTTACAACACAAGACTTGTCTTGTGTTGTAAGACGTTTTTACCTCAGTTTTCTTCCTTTTTTAGCTCCTTCCTGTCTCATTTAATCAACTAATCGTAAGATATTTATACAAGTATTTAATACGGTATGTATCTTGTTAAGGAGAGTAAGTGACACGTCTGACGTGTGCTCCGAAATCTTAGAGAGATAATTATTTAAAAAATGACAATATGTTGCGTAGGTGAGGCTCTACGAATGGAACAGCCATTGTGAATGGCGGCAGTCTCAAACTCTCCATTGGATCGCCCTGAAAATGAAGACAGAGGAAGACTGACAAGGAGGTTTTCGCAGATGAGGCGTAAATGGGATCCCAGGGTAAAAGCGAAGATTGTGTTGGAAGGGCTTACTGGAAGATGTGTTAATGAACTTTGTCGTTCTCACGAGCTTCGTCCCGGGCAGTATTACAAATGGCGAGAGCATTTTTTGAAGAATTGTCATCTTCTTTTTGAAAGAGAGAAAAGGGCTCCGGATAAAGCGGAACTCGCGATCGAAAATGAAAAGCTTAAGCGTCTAGTGGGTGAGCTGACATTGGAATTGAATAACGGCAGAAGCATTCGTTGACCTTCTGAAAGAGGGACTAATCATGGCCAAAAAGATCGGTGTGTACGTATGTCATTGCGGGTCTAATATACAGGGAAGAGTCGATTGCAAAAGCGTTGCCGGCTATGCAGAGGGGCTTAAGGATGTCGTTGTTTCCAGAGATTATCAGTTCATGTGTTCGGACCCCGGTCAGGATCTGATTATTAATGACATCCGGGAATATGGACTGAGCCGTGTAGTGGTTGCTTCATGTTCGCCTAGGTTGCATGAAAAAACATTTCAAAAGGCATGTGCCAGAGCGGGACTTAATCCCTATCTTATGCAACACGCCTGCATCCGTGAACATTGTTCGTGGATTACAGCGAATCCTGCCGAAGCCACAGCTAAAGCTATGCACATAGTAGAGGCTGCGGTGGAACGGGTAAGCGGACACCAAGAACTTTTTTCCAGAGAAGTAGATGTGCTGCCCGATGTAATGGTCGTTGGTGGCGGGATTGCGGGAATACAAGCCTCTCTTGATATCGCTAAGTCCGGACACAAGGTTCATCTTGTGGAAAAGAGTCCTTCCATAGGCGGACATATGGCTCAGTTTGATAAAACTTTTCCTACTCTGGATTGCGCAGCCTGCATCTCGACACCTAAGATGGTGGCCGTTTCTCAGGAAGCCAATATTAACCTTATGACATGGAGTGAGGTTGAGGATGTTTCCGGTTTTGTGGGTAATTACACGGTTACGGTCAAACGCAAGGCCCGGTTTATCAATGAGGATATTTGTACTGGTTGCGGAGCCTGTCTTGAGAAGTGTCCCACCACTGCGCTCAGTGAATTCAACGAGGGGCTTAGTAAGCGGAAGGCTATTTTCAGAAATTCTCCGCAGGCAGTGCCAAGCACTCCGGTCATTGACGGAAATATCTGCAAGATGATCACCAAGAACAAATGCGGTCTTTGCCAGACGATTTGTCCCACCGGAGCAATTGATTACAACATGAAGGACAGCCGTGAGGTTTTCCATGTAGGTAGCATTGTTCTGGCTACCGGCTATGGAACCATGGACCCTACTCCTATTTCTGAATACGGGTTCGGAAAATATGATGAGGTTTATACGGCTCTTCAGTTTGAACGGTTGAATAATGCCGTAGGCCCTACTGGCGGACAGATTATTATGAAGAATGGTCAGTCGCCGGAGAGTGTTGCGATTATCCATTGCGTGGGAAGCCGGGATCAAAACTATCATGAATATTGTTCACGAACCTGCTGCATGTATGCCCTCAAGTACGATCATCTTATTAAAGATAAAGTGGGGCATGATACAAAAGTCTATAATTTTTACATTGATATGCGCTGTTTCGGAAAAGGTTATGAAGAGTTTTTTAAACGGGTTCAGGAGGAAGGGGTTACCTTCATTCGCGGTCGGCCCGCAGAGATAGTTCAGGAAAACGGCAAGTTGGTAGTAGTCGGTGAAGATACACTGCTCAGCATGAATGTCAGGGTGCCCGTGGACATGGTCATACTCTGTACCGCAATGCAGGCGCAGGATGATATGCCTGAGGTTGCTCGTATTTTCGGAGTGGCTCAGGGGCAGGATGGTTTCTTCTTGGAAGAGCATCCAAAACTCGGACCTGTTTCTACGGCTACGGATGGTGTTTTTCTGGCTGGAGCCTGTCAGGGGCCTAAGGATATTCCTGACGCAGTGGCTCATGCTTCGGGCGGAGCCGCTCAGGCGCTGGCTCTGGCTGCTAGGGGTAAGGTTTCCATTTCTCCTACTACGTCGTGGATTAATCCTGATATTTGTGTCGGATGTAAGGTTTGCACTAAATTGTGTCCTTATTCAGCTATTGAGTTCGATGAACGTAGACAGGTTGCGGTTATCAATGAGGCCATGTGCAAGGGATGCGGTAGTTGTGCCGGGTATTGCCCAAGCGGCGCGGCCCAAATTAAGCATTTCAATGAAAATCAGATATTCAACGAGATAGATGGTTTGCTTGGTATGATTCCCGATATTTTAATTGAAACCCAAGTGGAAGATCAGGCCTGAGGAGGCAGTCATGAGTAATGAATTTGAACCTACTTTACTGGCATTTGTCTGCAATTGGTGCACTTACACGGCCGCTGATCTGGCGGGAACTTCAAGGATGGTGCAGCAGCCTAACCTGCGATTGGTGCGGATGATGTGTACTGGTATGGTGGACCCCAAGTATGTCATTAAAGCCCTTTTATCCGGGG
It encodes:
- a CDS encoding protein-disulfide reductase DsbD family protein — protein: MSFKTYFVIFISILFLTGATCPSKAYSAQNQNPNLSTKWKLYKLSTEDQAKTGLQTEILAALILKTKNGWYTYSHNPGKMGQPTKLKVTLLPRKAELSPIYLAGKLKDDPFNKGSKIEIYPSPTPILVPVPSESKSFTLQARLSLLMCSKTACLPFKTDLNFFGIGVVPEKLPSANGEPWWPLFLKATQIANKGKISLKNISAEPETILKPAPVADKVSETTKLKSAPVQTDAKETFSFDSLKPQSFTPGLEVANLTTAILFGILAGFLLNFMPCVLPVISLKLSALLAGSQHVEERERKKSFREHNLYFALGIMLYFGALSGILGFTGLAWGQIFQKPSVVIVLTGIVFALSLSLFGLYNLPIVDLKINTENSGPRRQALFTGILATLLATPCSGPFLGGVLGWAMIQPHYVIGSVFMSVGAGMALPYIAMAMFPGLVKKFPKPGAWTVWVERAAGFFLAATCIYLISILPEDMLIPTLIFLWFTGVAAWMWGLSSGCDTKTSMIALRAAALTICIAAGFWAETPSVPTAHWISFKQDDFASRIGKESMFVEFTADWCPSCKILEQTVLTSGNLNRWQEKYNLRYIKVDLTAPDKTADDFLRAMGSRSIPLAAIFRKGDNSTSPTVIRDLYTTGQMEEALSQTLIGD
- a CDS encoding sigma-54-dependent transcriptional regulator produces the protein MADILIIDTDKDFAAHMAKDLSRHEIDTTYCNSIAKAIGLLHTGNYKAVILDEDLPEGKVLDYITAIRKIQPYPEVIVLSQNGDPNTAEQAVQNGAWDYITKPPSIHRIIAIINRVKEYHTERQAKCSPVSLRREGIIGNSRTLQSCLDKVAQASTSDTNVLITGNTGTGKELFAKAIHKNSAREKNPFVVVDCAALPDTLAENLLFGHERGAYTSADSSSVGLIKQADGGTLFLDEIGELPLAMQKVFLRVLEGRCFRPVGGVKEITSNFRLLAATNRDLEGMVSSKEFRQDLFYRLRGIHIQLPPLQTISEDINDLTCHFIRRHCQQLKIDSKGFSPDFLNALMLYEWPGNIRELINTIEQAISRAETETILYPRHLPRTIRAHIAKRELEKNAPKAVKKENKIADAANYPDLKTYRNEQTAGIEKRYLKDLIEITQGNIKQSCHISGLSRARLYALIKQHGITRISSR
- a CDS encoding transposase; amino-acid sequence: MRRKWDPRVKAKIVLEGLTGRCVNELCRSHELRPGQYYKWREHFLKNCHLLFEREKRAPDKAELAIENEKLKRLVGELTLELNNGRSIR
- a CDS encoding CoB--CoM heterodisulfide reductase iron-sulfur subunit A family protein, yielding MAKKIGVYVCHCGSNIQGRVDCKSVAGYAEGLKDVVVSRDYQFMCSDPGQDLIINDIREYGLSRVVVASCSPRLHEKTFQKACARAGLNPYLMQHACIREHCSWITANPAEATAKAMHIVEAAVERVSGHQELFSREVDVLPDVMVVGGGIAGIQASLDIAKSGHKVHLVEKSPSIGGHMAQFDKTFPTLDCAACISTPKMVAVSQEANINLMTWSEVEDVSGFVGNYTVTVKRKARFINEDICTGCGACLEKCPTTALSEFNEGLSKRKAIFRNSPQAVPSTPVIDGNICKMITKNKCGLCQTICPTGAIDYNMKDSREVFHVGSIVLATGYGTMDPTPISEYGFGKYDEVYTALQFERLNNAVGPTGGQIIMKNGQSPESVAIIHCVGSRDQNYHEYCSRTCCMYALKYDHLIKDKVGHDTKVYNFYIDMRCFGKGYEEFFKRVQEEGVTFIRGRPAEIVQENGKLVVVGEDTLLSMNVRVPVDMVILCTAMQAQDDMPEVARIFGVAQGQDGFFLEEHPKLGPVSTATDGVFLAGACQGPKDIPDAVAHASGGAAQALALAARGKVSISPTTSWINPDICVGCKVCTKLCPYSAIEFDERRQVAVINEAMCKGCGSCAGYCPSGAAQIKHFNENQIFNEIDGLLGMIPDILIETQVEDQA